A window of Gemmatimonadota bacterium genomic DNA:
AAGCGCAAGAAACGTTTGCGGGCCGACAGGCATAAGAAGAAGTAAGATCGGCGGCTGACCGGCGGCCTTCGGGCTTCCGAAGGCAACGAGTGTCCCCCGCGGGACGCTGCGCCGGTCTTGTGCCGTCCAGCCCCGAAGTCCTACCTCGCACCGGGAAAATCCTCGCCGATATAGAGATCCGTGAAGATCACGGTCTTTCCGCCGAATCGGTTGGTCTTGAGTCCCCTGAGCCACGGCTTGAAGAGGTGGTTCGCCATGGGATGGAAGACGAAGGCGGCCCCCGCCTCCCCGACCAGGAAGCGCTCGGCCCGGCGGATGATTTCCGTCCGTCTTCCGGGATCCAGTTCCTGGTCCGCCGCGTCCAGCAACGCCTCGAATTCCGCGTGTTCGAAATCGTGGCGGCTGCGCCCACGCGTTCCGGGGCGCCAGATCATGTCCAGCATGTTCTTGGGATCCCGGTAGTCCCCGAAGAAGGGTACCATTCCCAGATCGATGTTCCAGTTGAACATGTAGTTGGTAAATACGGGGTAATCGGCGCTGCGGAACGTGATGCCGATGCCCAGGTGTTCCCGCAGCATGCCCTGGATCACCTCGGCGACCATCCGGATATCGGGTCTCGGCTGCCTCAGCCACATTTCCATCACCGGGAACCCGCGGCCACCGGGATAACCGGCCTCTGCCAGCAACTTCCGCGCCTGTTCCGGATCGAATTCCTGGTAGGCTTTGTAGTCGTCGTGGGCGTCGAAGGTGACCGGCAGCATGGAATAGGCGGGAACGGCGGCGCCATGCAGGACTACGCGGCAGATCGTTTCCCGGTCGATGGCCCGGGCGATGGCACGCCGGACCCGGGCATCGTCAAAGGGCGGTTTCCGTGTATTGAAGAAGATGTACCATGTGCCGTCGGTCGGGTTGGAGACGAGTTCCGAGCTCAATTCGGGATCGCGCTGCACGCGGATCAACTCGTTGGCCTGTACCTCGGCAAATCCCACCTCGTCATTTTCGTAGGGTAGCAGGTTGGCCGTGGACGGATGGCGGAAGACGCGGTGGATCTTCTCCACATAACCCTTGATGGGGCCGTCGTAATAGGGATCGAGCTCGAAGTTCATGTGGCTGCCGTGCTTCCATTCCGTCAGCCTGTAGCTCGAATTGGTCACGCAGTTCCCTTCTTCGGTCCACCGGGGTCCGTGCTTCTCCACCTGCCACCGGGGCACCGGCATGGAGGTGGGGACGGAGAGAATGAGTCCCAGGTACGGTGCCGGGTGGGTGGTTTCGAAGGTCAGCGTATGGTCGTCGACGGCCCTGACGCCCAGCATTTCCGGATCAGCGTTCGGGGTCTGGCTGTAGGTCGTCGCACCCACGATGTCGCTGTAGAACGCGGCGTAGGGATTGGCCGTCTCGTAGGAGAGAGACCTGCGGAACGTATAGACGAAGTCGTGGGCCGTGACGGGCCGGCCGTCGCTCCACCGCCCAGTTTTCCGCAGATAGAAGGTCCAGGTCTTGCCGTCGGCAGAGACCTCCCATCGATCGGCCGCCGCCGGGATGAGGTCGCCGTTTTCGTCCTTGGCGACCAGGGTCTCGAAGAGGAACTCGTTCCACTGTCCCACGTAGAGGTTGACGCTGACGTCCAGGCTGCGGGGCTCGTCCCGCATGAACCGGTACGTCTGGAATTCCAGTGGTGCCGCGTCCGGCGGCATCCGCTTGCCGATGGCGTTGAAGACGGGGTTGGTGTCCTGAGGGGCAAGCGGTATGGCTTCGGCCAGAAGCATGCCTGCGCATGCCAGCAGAGAGGCTGCCAGGATGGCCGTGTAACGCCGGCCCGCCCATCCTCGGGTCGATCCTCCAACCGAACCGCCGCCCGGTCCTTCCGCCGGCCGCAGTTTCGAATTCATGACGTGGCCTGTGCTCCTTTTCCATCTCCAATGGACCACTGTTCGCCGACAAGCGACACGGCCATCCGAAGCGCCTCACCCAGGTTGCCCGCGTCGGCAATGCCCTTGCCCGCGATATCGAAGGCCGTGCCGTGATCCACGGAAGTCCGGATGATCGGCAGGCCGAGGGTCACGTTCACGGTGCGGTCGAAGGCGATGGCCTTGACCGGGATGTGTCCCTGGTCGTGGTACATGCCGATGATCCCGTCGAAGTCACCCTTCCGGGCCCGCATGAACACGGTGTCCGGCGGCAGGGGACCCGTGATCCGCCAGTTCCCGGCACCGGCTTTCTCACGCGCTTTTTCGATGGCGGGCTTGATGATGCGGATCTCCTCGTCCCCGAAGAGTCCGCCCTCGCCCGCATGGGGATTCAGTCCGCACACGGCGATCCGCGGCGCCGCCACGCCCATGCCGGCCAGCGCGCTGCCGACCAGGTCCAGGGTGATGAGTATTTCATCTTCGGACAGGCGGTCGATGGCGTCTCGCAGGGAAACGTGGGTCGTCGCGTGGGAGACCAGGATCCCGTCGAAGGCCAGTGCGAGCCTGAAACGTTTCGTTCCCGTGATTTCGGCCAGCAGTTCGGTATGGCCGGCGTAGGCGTATCCGGCCAGGCTCATGGCCGCCTTGTTCATCGGCGCGGTGACCATGGCGGCGATGTCGCCGTCCATCGCCATGCGGGAGGCCCATTTCACGCATTCCACGGCAAGGCGTCCGGCCTCGGCCTGCTCCTTCCCTGACTTTAATCCGTCAGT
This region includes:
- a CDS encoding peptide ABC transporter substrate-binding protein, giving the protein MNSKLRPAEGPGGGSVGGSTRGWAGRRYTAILAASLLACAGMLLAEAIPLAPQDTNPVFNAIGKRMPPDAAPLEFQTYRFMRDEPRSLDVSVNLYVGQWNEFLFETLVAKDENGDLIPAAADRWEVSADGKTWTFYLRKTGRWSDGRPVTAHDFVYTFRRSLSYETANPYAAFYSDIVGATTYSQTPNADPEMLGVRAVDDHTLTFETTHPAPYLGLILSVPTSMPVPRWQVEKHGPRWTEEGNCVTNSSYRLTEWKHGSHMNFELDPYYDGPIKGYVEKIHRVFRHPSTANLLPYENDEVGFAEVQANELIRVQRDPELSSELVSNPTDGTWYIFFNTRKPPFDDARVRRAIARAIDRETICRVVLHGAAVPAYSMLPVTFDAHDDYKAYQEFDPEQARKLLAEAGYPGGRGFPVMEMWLRQPRPDIRMVAEVIQGMLREHLGIGITFRSADYPVFTNYMFNWNIDLGMVPFFGDYRDPKNMLDMIWRPGTRGRSRHDFEHAEFEALLDAADQELDPGRRTEIIRRAERFLVGEAGAAFVFHPMANHLFKPWLRGLKTNRFGGKTVIFTDLYIGEDFPGAR
- the pdxA gene encoding 4-hydroxythreonine-4-phosphate dehydrogenase PdxA; this encodes MDERPVIGITLGDPNGVGPEIIVKILSQEWVYELCRPLVIGHDEVLRRTLSLAQLADEDLPGGRDGGETAPNLDIHVTGHPAAGLYRYGTVDVLNAADVETDGLKSGKEQAEAGRLAVECVKWASRMAMDGDIAAMVTAPMNKAAMSLAGYAYAGHTELLAEITGTKRFRLALAFDGILVSHATTHVSLRDAIDRLSEDEILITLDLVGSALAGMGVAAPRIAVCGLNPHAGEGGLFGDEEIRIIKPAIEKAREKAGAGNWRITGPLPPDTVFMRARKGDFDGIIGMYHDQGHIPVKAIAFDRTVNVTLGLPIIRTSVDHGTAFDIAGKGIADAGNLGEALRMAVSLVGEQWSIGDGKGAQATS